A window from Drosophila kikkawai strain 14028-0561.14 chromosome 2L, DkikHiC1v2, whole genome shotgun sequence encodes these proteins:
- the LOC108082756 gene encoding uncharacterized protein, with protein sequence MRTISTLVFLAALLAVAAAEQSSGSKARKESALSKIVPRLLWNLKRGDNQESHRNSQPIIIVQQPSKNSDYDEDKHYHHHRPHYPYYPYYPPPPPPSRPPPQFPGMEYMSATGSGPTYLIINPNNAQGIYLPSSSSNSTNSTSARRSAFVPTIADLLQGLSLDDLSDGSLFEDDSDVVEAAEDGTVELAADSNGSSSLAHDDRDEDLVSEEEIEALDRQSNRGVSPKHLVSILMQDKRRRRIQEVLAGIYMRNYNLNRK encoded by the exons ATGAGAACCATCAGCACCTTGGTATTCCTTGCAGCCCTCCTCGCTGTGGCGGCTGCCGAGCAGAGTTCCGGCAGCAAGGCCAGAAAGGAGAGTG CTCTCTCCAAGATCGTGCCCCGTCTTCTGTGGAACCTTAAGCGCGGCGACAACCAGGAGAGTCACAGGAACTCACAGCCCATTATCATAGTGCAGCAGCCCAGCAAGAACTCGGACTACGATGAGGACAAGCACTACCATCACCATAGACCACACTATCCCTACTACCCGTActacccaccaccaccgccacccaGCCGTCCACCGCCGCAGTTCCCAGGAATGGAGTACATGAGCGCTACCGGCAGCGGACCCACTTACCTCATCATCAACCCCAACAATGCGCAGGGCATCTACCTGCCATCGTCCAGCAGCAATAGCACCAACTCGACCAGCGCCCGCCGCAGTGCCTTCGTGCCCACGATCGCCGATCTGCTCCAGGGCCTCAGTCTGGATGATCTGTCTGACGGCAGCCTGTTCGAGGATGACTCTGATGTGGTCGAGGCCGCCGAGGACGGCACCGTAGAGCTGGCCGCCGACTCTAACGGTAGTTCGTCACTGGCCCACGATGACCGCGATGAGGACTTAGTCTCCGAGGAGGAGATCGAGGCACTTGATCGCCAAAGCAACCGCGGCGTGAGTCCCAAGCACCTGGTCTCGATCCTCATGCAGGACAAGCGGCGTCGCCGCATCCAAGAGGTCCTGGCCGGCATCTATATGAGGAACTACAACCTGAACAGAAAGTAG